The following coding sequences lie in one Fibrobacter sp. UWT2 genomic window:
- the trpS gene encoding tryptophan--tRNA ligase, translated as MKKISLTGIKPTGTPHLGNYLGAIRPALELSKTYDTVYFIADYHALTTVQNGAEMRANIYKIAATWLALGLNPEEGLFYKQSDIPEIFELSWALSCFTPKGFMNRAHAYKDKVAKNEAAGEDPDANVNMGLYCYPCLMDADILMFSADIVPVGKDQKQHVEFARDIAIKFNKHFGEDVFTIPEPVFQETTGIIPGLDGRKMSKSYDNVIDIFLESKALKKKIGKIVTNSQGIEEPKDPDTCNVFKLYKLFATPEQTEALAARYRAGGMGWGHAKQELQNVLEEHLGAAREKYFYLLDHTEEIDKILAYGKEKARVKSKAMMEKVRSLLGTY; from the coding sequence ATGAAAAAAATTTCACTCACGGGCATCAAGCCCACCGGCACTCCTCACTTGGGTAACTACTTGGGCGCAATCCGCCCGGCTCTTGAACTTTCGAAGACCTACGATACGGTTTACTTCATTGCCGACTACCATGCTCTTACTACGGTGCAGAACGGCGCCGAAATGCGTGCCAACATCTACAAGATTGCGGCAACCTGGCTTGCACTCGGCTTGAACCCCGAAGAGGGCCTGTTCTACAAGCAGAGCGACATTCCTGAAATTTTTGAACTTAGCTGGGCACTCAGCTGCTTTACGCCGAAGGGATTCATGAACCGCGCCCACGCCTACAAGGACAAGGTGGCGAAGAACGAAGCCGCCGGCGAAGATCCGGATGCCAACGTGAACATGGGTCTTTACTGCTACCCGTGCTTGATGGATGCCGACATTTTGATGTTCAGCGCAGACATCGTGCCGGTCGGCAAGGACCAGAAACAGCACGTGGAATTCGCCCGCGATATCGCCATTAAGTTCAACAAGCATTTTGGCGAAGACGTATTCACCATTCCGGAACCGGTATTCCAGGAAACCACCGGTATCATTCCGGGTCTCGACGGCCGCAAGATGAGTAAGTCTTACGACAACGTCATCGATATCTTCCTCGAAAGCAAGGCTCTCAAGAAGAAAATCGGCAAGATCGTGACGAACTCCCAGGGCATCGAAGAACCCAAGGATCCGGATACTTGCAACGTGTTCAAGCTGTACAAGCTGTTTGCAACTCCGGAGCAGACCGAAGCTTTGGCCGCCCGCTACCGCGCCGGAGGCATGGGCTGGGGCCACGCCAAGCAGGAACTGCAGAATGTTCTCGAAGAACACCTCGGTGCCGCCCGCGAAAAGTACTTCTACCTGCTCGACCATACCGAAGAAATCGACAAGATTCTTGCCTACGGTAAGGAAAAGGCTCGCGTGAAGTCTAAGGCGATGATGGAGAAGGTCCGCTCGCTGCTCGGTACTTATTAA
- a CDS encoding UDP-glucuronic acid decarboxylase family protein yields the protein MRCLVTGGAGFLGSHLCERLLNDGHEVICLDNYFTGRLMNVDHLRDNHRFELIRHDVTEPILLEVDRIFNLACPASPIHYQFNPVKTIKTSVMGAINMLGMAKRVKARILQASTSEVYGDPAVHPQTEDYWGNVNPIGIRSCYDEGKRVAETLFMDYHRQNNVDIRIVRIFNTYGPRMLMNDGRVVSNFIVQALKGEDITIYGDGSQTRSFCYVDDLIEGFIRMMNQDKIIGPVNIGNPGEFTMLELAKEVLELTSSKSKIVYKPLPGDDPKMRRPNIDLAKSALGWEPTIPLRQGLEKTIVYFDKLLKDNKQ from the coding sequence CGTCTTTTGAACGACGGACACGAGGTGATTTGCCTTGACAACTACTTTACGGGTCGTTTGATGAATGTCGACCACCTGCGCGACAATCATCGCTTCGAACTGATCCGCCACGATGTGACAGAACCGATTCTGTTGGAAGTGGACCGCATCTTTAACTTGGCATGCCCCGCAAGCCCCATCCATTACCAGTTTAATCCGGTAAAGACCATCAAGACTAGCGTGATGGGTGCCATCAATATGCTTGGCATGGCCAAGCGCGTAAAAGCACGCATCTTGCAGGCAAGCACCAGCGAAGTCTATGGCGATCCGGCCGTGCATCCGCAGACCGAAGACTATTGGGGAAACGTGAACCCGATCGGCATCCGTAGCTGCTACGACGAAGGCAAACGCGTCGCCGAAACCCTGTTCATGGATTACCACCGCCAGAACAATGTGGATATCCGCATCGTGCGAATTTTTAACACCTACGGCCCGCGCATGCTCATGAACGATGGCCGCGTCGTCAGTAACTTTATTGTGCAGGCGCTCAAGGGCGAAGACATCACCATTTACGGTGACGGTAGCCAGACCCGTAGCTTCTGCTATGTAGACGACTTGATCGAAGGCTTTATCCGCATGATGAACCAGGACAAGATTATTGGACCGGTCAACATCGGAAATCCTGGCGAATTTACGATGCTGGAACTTGCCAAAGAAGTGCTCGAACTCACGAGTTCCAAAAGCAAGATCGTGTACAAGCCGCTTCCGGGTGATGACCCCAAAATGCGCCGTCCGAACATCGACCTTGCAAAATCCGCTCTCGGCTGGGAGCCGACGATTCCCTTGCGTCAGGGCCTCGAAAAGACGATTGTGTATTTCGACAAGCTTTTAAAAGACAATAAACAATAA